A window from Chitinophaga filiformis encodes these proteins:
- a CDS encoding serine hydrolase domain-containing protein, producing MKYWYIVILSACTNLVAAQDIRVVRFAAGLDSIRTQLKIPGMAVAIKQDKNILLKQGFGFADLKEQVPVSAQTSFRVASVTKTFTSTLIMQLVAKGKLNLDDPISKYGLDLGNPNITVRHLLTHTSEGTPGMAFRYNGYRFGLLGPVMEKAAGMPFYRLLMEQILIPLKMTSSAPFISLHQFYEYRKSHPEMVPYFDTAFNRLAVPYNVTAAGEVVRMEYPGEFGAFGGLVTTAGDLLKYSDAIDSNLFITPALQQQVFTPNRTRNGVLTPYGFGWFVQQYRGMDFYWHYGQTPGESALFLKVPALRLTLAVTCNTDKLSQPFQLGDGDLFMSPVAQLFYHCFILNGEQPPHDLYNKELIDGATMALFNGDSLKARSLYGLYRKNNPVNGPGLPTGKLVAGIGEAGINRELSRPFTLSRPTRLRIYGVGENCSGDGSSWCDYGWITDHSGKTVWQMQGQAATHAGGAAKNQKVDQVITLPAGTYILHYKSDAGHAYNNWDSLPPDLFFWGILVLDATK from the coding sequence ATGAAATACTGGTATATAGTTATCCTGAGCGCCTGTACGAACCTTGTAGCGGCCCAGGATATACGCGTAGTGCGCTTTGCCGCAGGACTGGATTCCATCCGGACGCAGTTGAAAATACCCGGCATGGCCGTAGCCATAAAACAGGATAAGAATATCCTGTTAAAACAGGGATTTGGATTCGCGGATCTGAAGGAGCAGGTACCCGTAAGCGCGCAGACATCTTTCCGTGTTGCTTCGGTAACAAAGACCTTCACGTCTACACTGATCATGCAACTGGTAGCGAAGGGAAAATTGAACCTGGATGACCCGATCAGCAAATATGGCCTGGACCTGGGCAATCCCAATATCACCGTCAGGCACTTGCTGACCCATACTTCTGAGGGAACACCAGGAATGGCATTCCGGTATAACGGTTACCGCTTCGGACTGCTCGGGCCTGTAATGGAGAAAGCAGCTGGTATGCCGTTTTATCGCCTGCTGATGGAGCAGATCCTCATTCCCCTGAAAATGACTTCTTCAGCGCCATTCATATCTCTGCACCAGTTTTATGAATACAGGAAAAGCCATCCGGAAATGGTACCCTATTTCGATACGGCCTTCAACCGTCTGGCAGTGCCTTACAATGTGACGGCTGCAGGAGAAGTTGTACGCATGGAATATCCCGGTGAGTTTGGCGCTTTCGGAGGACTGGTCACTACCGCCGGCGATCTGCTGAAATATTCAGATGCTATTGACAGCAACCTGTTTATTACGCCGGCATTGCAACAGCAGGTATTTACGCCCAACCGTACGCGAAATGGTGTGTTGACGCCTTATGGATTTGGTTGGTTTGTGCAGCAATACCGGGGAATGGACTTTTACTGGCACTATGGACAGACGCCGGGAGAATCAGCCCTTTTCCTTAAAGTGCCGGCACTGAGACTGACATTGGCTGTTACCTGCAATACAGATAAACTCAGTCAGCCTTTTCAGCTGGGTGATGGAGACCTGTTCATGTCGCCGGTAGCACAACTATTTTATCATTGTTTCATCCTGAATGGCGAACAGCCGCCGCATGACCTGTACAATAAAGAGCTCATCGATGGGGCGACCATGGCCCTTTTCAACGGTGACAGTCTGAAGGCTCGCAGTTTATACGGCCTGTATAGAAAGAACAATCCGGTGAATGGCCCCGGCCTGCCCACAGGTAAACTGGTTGCCGGAATAGGAGAAGCTGGGATCAACCGGGAACTTTCCCGGCCATTTACTTTGTCGCGGCCAACGAGGTTACGGATCTATGGAGTGGGAGAAAACTGTTCAGGTGATGGCAGCTCCTGGTGTGATTACGGATGGATCACAGATCACAGTGGTAAAACCGTGTGGCAGATGCAGGGACAGGCTGCTACGCATGCCGGAGGAGCAGCCAAGAATCAGAAAGTAGACCAGGTGATCACATTGCCGGCGGGGACTTATATACTTCATTACAAGTCTGACGCGGGGCATGCTTATAACAACTGGGATTCGCTGCCGCCAGATCTTTTCTTCTGGGGGATCCTGGTGCTGGATGCAACGAAATAA
- a CDS encoding TonB-dependent receptor, which yields MRVEPRIYYDNFAEILVNNMTYSARIAIFGFLFCLLSFTVAAQQTIIKGAVRSGQGPLRYATVQITGTPVAAYTDKAGTYSIETNQQGTLTLTVTMPGYTSQSRIIQAGGEQTADWQLVPSLRELGEVIVSASRRPETLDNIPLSVTVLNHKTLEDNLAVTTDITQILANEVPGLAPSSQTNSNVGQSFRGRSVLIMVDGIPQSTPLRNGEVDLRSIDPGVLERIDVIKGATAIYGNGATGGLINYITLTPKDETPVAGRTSMNLTGSLAGLKGSVGGRLGQLLHGKLGKFDYAVNGVYERTGEWKDAKGKLLGPNYSLGETDSYNAFVKLGFTPARLQRIQLMYNYYNSQQNSNYTLVNGDYLKGQAATGVLGKQAGKPTGINGNHNLQLSWRADSLIGGTSLQTDAYYESRDDVFYVSFGRFEGGDGQSHTLSKKKGFRFMFSSPLGRTGTLSYGTDIVNDITSQPLVDGRVWVPEMNMFNVAPFAETQWTLLDDLILKGGIRVEKVKIGVDDYTTLRITNASGATVTPSFDVKGGDLKYTSTLFNAGIRYNRFPLFSPYASFSQGFSVSDIGLALRDAKVNDIKRINTEAVLVNNYELGFVSKLRQFRFELTGFISTSKLGSEMVYDAATDLFNVSRTPERVYGFEASAQYHPLANLDLSASFSYVEGKADTGRTGNYNVYLNNRRISAPKIGGSIQYRPLSTLEVQLHYSGIMKRDRFDKLSSGLYKGNEGIVKAYNLFNLNARYRATRSTVLTLGIENLFNADYFPARSQWFMIPGFYSKGKGAAFNIGIAVSY from the coding sequence ATGCGAGTTGAGCCGCGCATTTACTATGATAATTTTGCTGAAATTTTAGTGAACAACATGACATATTCAGCCAGGATTGCGATTTTTGGATTCCTTTTTTGCCTTCTTTCATTCACTGTAGCAGCACAACAAACGATTATCAAAGGCGCAGTGCGGTCCGGGCAAGGTCCGCTCAGGTATGCCACCGTTCAGATCACAGGCACACCTGTTGCCGCTTACACAGATAAAGCAGGAACATATAGCATTGAAACAAATCAACAGGGTACATTGACATTGACGGTTACAATGCCAGGTTATACCTCCCAGTCCCGGATCATACAGGCAGGCGGAGAACAGACGGCCGACTGGCAACTGGTCCCTTCACTACGGGAGCTGGGCGAGGTGATAGTGTCCGCCAGTCGCAGACCGGAAACACTGGACAATATTCCTTTGTCGGTGACAGTATTAAACCATAAAACACTGGAAGACAATCTTGCCGTTACCACTGATATTACACAGATACTGGCCAACGAAGTACCTGGCCTGGCGCCTTCCAGCCAGACAAACAGCAACGTGGGACAGTCTTTCCGCGGAAGATCGGTTCTTATCATGGTGGACGGTATTCCGCAGTCCACACCTTTGCGCAACGGTGAGGTAGACCTCCGTTCTATCGATCCGGGAGTACTTGAACGCATAGACGTGATAAAGGGAGCAACTGCTATCTATGGCAATGGCGCCACTGGTGGCCTGATCAACTATATCACGCTGACGCCGAAAGATGAAACGCCTGTTGCCGGACGGACCTCCATGAACCTCACCGGTTCTCTTGCGGGACTGAAAGGTAGCGTTGGCGGTCGCCTCGGACAGCTGTTACACGGCAAACTGGGTAAATTTGATTATGCCGTTAATGGCGTGTACGAGCGTACCGGAGAATGGAAAGACGCCAAGGGCAAACTGCTGGGACCTAATTACAGCCTGGGTGAAACAGACAGCTATAATGCATTCGTAAAACTGGGATTCACGCCGGCCCGCCTGCAGCGCATCCAGCTGATGTACAATTACTATAACAGTCAGCAGAACTCCAATTATACCCTGGTAAATGGCGATTACCTGAAAGGACAGGCAGCTACAGGCGTATTAGGTAAACAGGCGGGTAAACCTACCGGCATCAATGGCAACCATAACCTGCAGCTCTCCTGGCGGGCCGATAGTCTCATTGGAGGAACCAGTCTGCAAACAGACGCCTACTACGAGTCCCGCGATGACGTGTTCTATGTTTCCTTCGGGCGCTTCGAGGGTGGCGACGGACAATCACATACATTATCAAAGAAAAAAGGCTTCCGTTTTATGTTCAGCTCACCGCTGGGGCGTACAGGAACGTTATCCTACGGTACAGACATCGTGAACGACATCACCTCGCAACCACTGGTAGATGGCCGCGTATGGGTGCCGGAAATGAATATGTTCAACGTAGCTCCTTTTGCAGAAACACAATGGACACTGCTGGATGATCTGATCCTGAAAGGCGGTATCCGTGTAGAAAAAGTAAAAATTGGCGTGGACGACTATACTACCTTAAGAATCACCAATGCCAGCGGCGCAACGGTTACACCTAGTTTCGACGTAAAAGGCGGCGATCTGAAATATACCTCTACCCTCTTCAATGCCGGCATCCGTTATAACCGTTTCCCCCTGTTCTCACCCTATGCCAGCTTCTCACAGGGGTTCTCTGTATCTGACATAGGACTGGCATTGCGTGATGCGAAAGTGAATGATATCAAAAGGATCAATACTGAGGCAGTACTTGTCAATAACTATGAACTGGGCTTTGTGAGCAAACTGCGTCAATTCCGTTTTGAACTGACAGGCTTCATCAGCACTTCCAAGCTCGGTTCGGAAATGGTGTATGATGCCGCTACAGACCTATTCAATGTGAGCAGGACGCCGGAGCGTGTCTATGGTTTTGAAGCATCCGCACAATATCATCCACTGGCAAACCTGGACCTGAGCGCATCCTTCAGCTATGTAGAAGGCAAGGCTGATACCGGCCGCACAGGCAACTACAATGTCTACCTCAACAACCGGCGTATATCAGCCCCCAAAATCGGCGGTAGTATCCAATACAGACCACTGAGCACATTGGAAGTACAGCTGCATTATTCCGGTATCATGAAACGGGATCGTTTTGACAAGCTGTCGAGCGGCTTATACAAGGGTAATGAAGGTATTGTGAAAGCATACAACCTGTTTAACCTGAATGCCCGTTACCGCGCTACCCGTAGCACAGTACTGACGCTGGGCATCGAGAACCTCTTCAATGCAGATTATTTCCCTGCAAGATCGCAGTGGTTTATGATACCCGGTTTCTATTCCAAAGGTAAAGGGGCCGCGTTTAATATCGGGATAGCTGTAAGCTATTAA
- a CDS encoding SEL1-like repeat protein translates to MSHRIYLYNFNNTENRTPAEPKEGNILSAILPAIGNNNDETLMMMEWGYEFPFFLHPLFTGAPFLAPPLYNGDSGGIYADAAPGIAALKAFYSFIDQHADQLTDNPAEFREQKEKIFRFLDTKVRFNSFHLDAWDVFNMDDAPHQEQAEELLALIQDTNACIQAAISANDPGLLNECPDVLDNPYQLKSFRQFFSNSAYGYGWNVIRSGYFEDEEKDIPFKENGLMGLKDSQGNILVPALYDEVFIFPEGESFTVVKRDGKYGYVDRSGQPVTELKYDDAFDTFNGYAIVETGKKQFLVQPGMPEPVTGYDDLQLISEVPQLYAVANKGNYGVIDTSLTLKLPYTFRADIELVYAGEIPLLSAYHTSGARHFYTPAFTRIGDDSIDKVAWAGTLNDAHLLAVSQFHNDGKMQRSGLVATDGRTLLPFIYQDISAAHDDVVIVKHNGKYGMYAASKGWILEAEYSRITYLADKAFIITQAKKEGLYLADKALIPAIYQKITTNVCWNNEGGWDTLALNTDAAFCIDHLGNVQQLSTAGIAERLAQNMRHLYNNKELQLLTTLAGEDLPPDMLYQKGFDALEKQQYEEAIRYYRLAAAKGDGGAMNDLGYLYETADGYIDDTLAFEWYQRGTAAGSPHAANGLANCYLNGVGTTPDISKAVELYEQSAAKHIPHAHYNLGMLYYNGEHVEQDDSKALQHFTYASRMGYECHNYAGVLCERSGDYKNAMDAYKAGVKYNDENCAYNLGRLYQGGWGVEPDARKAIHWYTKAVELGAVDAHLELRRLYLFNDEVKDEAKGMEHEQMARDAGLELP, encoded by the coding sequence ATGTCGCACCGTATCTATCTGTACAATTTTAACAATACGGAAAACCGTACCCCGGCTGAACCCAAAGAAGGAAATATCCTGTCCGCAATTTTACCTGCTATCGGTAACAACAACGATGAAACATTGATGATGATGGAATGGGGATATGAATTTCCCTTCTTTTTGCATCCATTGTTTACAGGAGCCCCTTTCCTGGCGCCGCCCCTCTATAACGGAGACAGTGGCGGTATCTATGCGGATGCTGCCCCCGGAATAGCAGCATTGAAGGCATTCTATTCATTCATTGACCAGCATGCAGACCAGCTGACGGACAATCCGGCAGAATTCCGGGAGCAAAAGGAAAAGATCTTCCGGTTCCTGGACACCAAAGTCCGGTTTAACAGCTTTCATCTCGATGCCTGGGATGTATTTAATATGGATGATGCCCCGCACCAGGAACAGGCAGAAGAGTTATTGGCGCTTATACAGGATACGAATGCCTGTATACAGGCAGCCATCAGCGCCAATGATCCTGGTCTCCTGAATGAATGTCCGGACGTGCTGGATAACCCTTATCAGCTTAAATCCTTCCGCCAGTTCTTCAGTAACAGTGCATACGGATATGGCTGGAATGTGATCCGCTCAGGATACTTCGAAGACGAAGAGAAGGATATTCCCTTTAAGGAGAATGGCCTGATGGGACTAAAAGACAGCCAGGGCAACATCCTTGTTCCTGCGCTGTACGATGAAGTGTTTATCTTCCCGGAAGGGGAATCCTTTACGGTGGTAAAGCGTGATGGAAAGTACGGATATGTGGACCGTAGCGGTCAACCTGTTACCGAACTAAAATACGACGATGCGTTCGATACTTTCAACGGTTATGCGATAGTCGAAACGGGCAAAAAGCAATTCCTGGTACAACCGGGCATGCCTGAGCCTGTAACCGGTTATGACGATCTGCAGCTTATTTCAGAAGTACCACAGCTATATGCGGTGGCAAATAAGGGTAATTATGGCGTGATCGACACCTCATTAACGTTAAAGCTCCCCTACACATTCAGGGCGGATATAGAACTGGTATATGCGGGGGAAATTCCACTGCTGTCTGCATATCATACTTCCGGTGCAAGGCATTTTTATACACCTGCGTTTACAAGGATAGGTGATGACAGTATTGATAAGGTGGCATGGGCAGGAACCCTGAACGATGCACATCTTTTAGCTGTCTCGCAATTTCATAATGACGGGAAAATGCAGCGAAGCGGCCTGGTGGCTACAGATGGTCGTACGCTGCTACCCTTCATTTACCAGGATATCTCTGCCGCACATGACGATGTCGTGATTGTAAAGCATAATGGCAAATATGGCATGTATGCTGCATCCAAAGGCTGGATCCTTGAAGCGGAATATAGCCGCATCACCTACCTGGCCGACAAGGCGTTTATAATAACACAAGCTAAAAAAGAAGGGCTATACCTGGCAGATAAAGCACTGATACCTGCTATCTATCAAAAGATTACCACCAATGTTTGCTGGAACAACGAGGGCGGCTGGGATACCCTGGCGCTTAATACAGATGCCGCTTTCTGTATAGATCATTTGGGAAATGTTCAGCAATTGTCCACGGCTGGTATTGCTGAAAGGCTGGCGCAAAACATGCGCCACCTGTACAACAACAAGGAACTGCAACTGCTCACGACACTTGCTGGTGAAGACCTGCCACCGGATATGCTTTATCAAAAGGGCTTTGACGCCCTGGAAAAACAGCAATATGAAGAGGCCATACGCTATTACAGGCTGGCGGCTGCAAAAGGTGATGGCGGCGCTATGAATGATCTGGGTTATCTCTACGAAACTGCCGACGGCTACATTGACGACACACTTGCATTTGAGTGGTACCAGCGCGGAACAGCAGCCGGTTCACCTCATGCAGCAAACGGGCTGGCCAATTGTTATCTGAATGGTGTGGGCACAACACCAGACATTAGCAAAGCGGTGGAACTGTATGAACAGTCGGCCGCCAAACATATTCCCCATGCCCACTACAACCTGGGGATGCTTTATTATAATGGGGAGCACGTGGAGCAGGACGATAGTAAAGCCCTGCAGCATTTTACCTATGCCAGCAGGATGGGCTACGAATGCCATAACTACGCAGGCGTCCTGTGCGAGCGTAGTGGCGACTATAAAAATGCAATGGATGCTTATAAAGCCGGAGTTAAGTATAACGACGAGAACTGTGCCTATAACCTGGGAAGATTATACCAGGGCGGCTGGGGTGTTGAACCCGATGCACGGAAAGCCATTCACTGGTACACGAAGGCCGTTGAATTAGGGGCAGTAGATGCGCACCTGGAACTACGCCGTCTCTATCTGTTTAATGACGAGGTAAAAGATGAAGCAAAAGGAATGGAGCATGAGCAGATGGCCCGGGATGCAGGATTGGAATTGCCCTGA
- a CDS encoding DUF421 domain-containing protein — MKSYEIWIDDWMRILFGNVPTLFFVEIILRVLFVFLLLVFSMRMMGKRMASQLSRNEMVAMSSLAAAIGIPIQAPDRGLLPALIVAIIVIFGQRMIAKLATKSERFERKSQGDLGVLVADGTMNIKEMASTRISRERLFAQLRSEGIKHLGQVSRLYFEANGTFTLINSKNPKPGLSVLPEEDEEFVKKHVKYVNDKNVCLHCGNDSGLNESDRCPKCGHGEFMHPVNPDSV, encoded by the coding sequence ATGAAGTCGTATGAAATCTGGATCGATGACTGGATGCGCATCCTGTTCGGTAATGTGCCGACACTGTTTTTTGTTGAGATCATATTGAGAGTACTTTTCGTTTTTTTACTCCTGGTCTTCTCCATGCGAATGATGGGGAAAAGAATGGCTTCGCAATTAAGCCGGAATGAAATGGTGGCGATGTCATCACTGGCCGCAGCCATCGGTATTCCTATCCAGGCGCCCGACAGGGGATTGCTGCCGGCGCTTATTGTGGCTATCATCGTTATATTCGGACAAAGGATGATAGCGAAGCTGGCTACAAAAAGCGAGCGGTTTGAGCGAAAGTCCCAGGGGGACCTGGGCGTATTGGTGGCCGACGGTACAATGAATATAAAAGAGATGGCGTCTACCCGCATTTCCAGGGAACGCTTATTTGCGCAGCTACGCTCGGAAGGTATAAAGCATCTGGGGCAGGTTAGCAGGTTGTACTTCGAGGCAAATGGAACGTTTACGCTTATTAACAGCAAAAACCCCAAGCCTGGACTGTCTGTATTGCCGGAAGAAGACGAGGAATTTGTGAAGAAACATGTAAAGTATGTGAACGATAAAAATGTATGCCTTCATTGCGGGAACGATAGTGGATTGAATGAGTCAGATAGGTGTCCCAAATGCGGCCATGGCGAATTTATGCACCCTGTTAATCCGGACTCCGTTTAA
- a CDS encoding DUF421 domain-containing protein — protein MDKATIKITDLKRIVFGEAPAEYMLEVFGRTIIIYFFLLLIIRLLGKRMSGQLTTIDLSITIMLGAIVAPPMQAPDRGILLGIFILFLVFLFHRDLSWWGVKNKKIEELTFGNMSILVKEGLLQLEEMSKTRVSRAQLYSLLRQKKIYNLGEVDRIYLEACGMFSIFKAAKPKAGLSLFPSADKGVHDYQHKVAENVYACQHCGATEEVKEKDTKCKNCGAQKWDSAVI, from the coding sequence ATGGATAAGGCAACCATTAAAATTACAGACCTGAAACGCATTGTCTTTGGTGAAGCCCCCGCCGAATACATGCTGGAAGTATTTGGCAGAACCATTATTATTTACTTTTTCCTGCTGCTGATCATCAGATTGCTTGGTAAACGGATGTCGGGGCAGCTGACCACTATAGATCTTTCCATCACTATCATGCTTGGCGCTATTGTAGCTCCGCCGATGCAGGCGCCTGACAGAGGCATTCTCCTGGGGATTTTTATTTTATTCCTGGTTTTCCTTTTCCATCGCGATTTAAGCTGGTGGGGCGTGAAAAATAAGAAGATAGAAGAACTGACCTTCGGCAACATGTCGATCCTTGTGAAGGAAGGACTGCTTCAGTTGGAAGAGATGAGTAAGACGCGGGTATCGCGGGCGCAATTGTATAGTTTATTACGGCAGAAAAAGATCTATAACCTGGGAGAAGTAGACCGTATATACCTGGAAGCATGTGGAATGTTCAGCATTTTCAAAGCAGCAAAACCCAAAGCCGGGCTCTCACTATTCCCTTCGGCTGATAAAGGCGTACATGACTATCAACACAAGGTGGCAGAAAACGTGTATGCCTGCCAGCATTGTGGGGCTACCGAAGAAGTGAAGGAGAAAGACACAAAGTGTAAAAATTGCGGCGCTCAGAAATGGGATAGCGCAGTGATATAA